From the genome of Bifidobacterium asteroides, one region includes:
- a CDS encoding ABC transporter ATP-binding protein encodes MLQCSRLSFTYEGASRPSLKEVSCRMGKGRLIVVTGPSGCGKTTLSRVINGLIPELYEGKLEGECLIGGEPTTARPIYRLSEQVGSVFQNPKTQFFTTDVRSELAFPLENTGIQPEAIRERIDQVADLFGIAPLMDRDIFSLSGGEKQMIAIASSCMMDPQILVLDEPSGNLDVEAVASLAQILGRLKDRGLTMVLIEHRLYYLDGLADDFLVMKDGRLAEHMTSAAMRGLDDPSRQVMGLRALKLDAAQEASAPARVIAKKTPDLLRVRNLTYAYHRDQAPALDVDDLTLSSDDITGIIGRNGAGKSTFASVLTGLLKPGNKSEISLNGARQTSRERVEDSYMVFQDVNYQLFSETVEGEMLLGARRTDLFREVARKLDLERLLGRHPNTLSGGEKQRVAIAAAILSGKRLAVLDEPTSGLDLLHMNQVTGMIRYMRSLGVMVIVISHDQEFLAQTCQRFITFRQGRPVRDSRKLGNLLQAL; translated from the coding sequence ATGTTGCAATGTTCCAGGCTTAGCTTCACCTACGAGGGCGCCAGCAGACCGTCCCTCAAGGAGGTCTCCTGCCGAATGGGCAAGGGACGGCTGATCGTAGTCACCGGGCCGAGTGGGTGCGGCAAAACCACCCTGTCCAGGGTCATCAACGGCCTGATCCCCGAACTTTACGAGGGCAAGCTGGAGGGAGAGTGCCTGATCGGGGGCGAGCCAACCACAGCCAGGCCCATCTACCGGCTTTCAGAGCAGGTTGGGTCGGTCTTTCAGAATCCCAAGACCCAGTTCTTCACCACCGACGTCCGCAGCGAGCTGGCCTTCCCCCTGGAGAACACCGGGATCCAGCCGGAGGCCATCCGGGAGCGCATAGACCAGGTAGCTGATCTTTTCGGCATCGCCCCGCTTATGGACCGGGACATCTTTTCCCTGTCCGGGGGCGAGAAGCAGATGATCGCCATCGCCTCCTCCTGCATGATGGACCCGCAGATCCTGGTCCTGGACGAGCCCTCCGGCAACCTGGACGTCGAGGCGGTGGCCAGCCTGGCGCAGATCCTGGGTCGCTTGAAGGACCGGGGCTTGACCATGGTCCTGATCGAGCACCGCCTCTACTACCTGGACGGCCTGGCCGACGATTTCCTGGTCATGAAGGACGGCAGGCTGGCGGAGCATATGACGTCGGCCGCCATGAGAGGGCTGGATGATCCAAGCCGCCAGGTCATGGGGCTGCGGGCCCTCAAGCTGGATGCGGCCCAGGAGGCGAGCGCCCCTGCCAGGGTCATCGCCAAGAAGACCCCCGATCTGCTGCGGGTCAGGAATCTGACCTATGCCTACCACCGCGACCAGGCTCCCGCCCTGGATGTGGACGACTTGACCCTGTCCAGCGACGACATCACCGGCATCATCGGCCGCAACGGTGCTGGCAAGAGCACTTTCGCCTCGGTCCTTACCGGCCTGCTCAAGCCTGGCAACAAGTCGGAAATAAGCCTGAATGGGGCCAGGCAGACCAGCAGGGAGCGTGTCGAGGACTCCTATATGGTCTTTCAGGATGTCAACTACCAGCTCTTCAGCGAGACCGTCGAAGGCGAAATGCTCCTTGGGGCCAGACGAACCGACCTCTTCAGGGAAGTGGCACGAAAACTTGACCTGGAGCGGCTCCTGGGCCGGCACCCCAACACCCTTTCCGGCGGAGAGAAACAGCGAGTGGCCATCGCGGCCGCCATACTGTCGGGCAAACGCCTGGCGGTTCTGGACGAGCCAACCAGCGGCCTGGACCTGCTCCACATGAACCAGGTGACCGGGATGATCCGCTATATGCGCTCCCTGGGAGTCATGGTGATCGTCATCTCGCATGACCAGGAGTTCCTGGCACAGACCTGCCAACGGTTCATCACCTTCCGCCAGGGCAGGCCGGTCAGGGACAGTCGCAAACTGGGCAACCTCCTGCAAGCCCTCTGA
- a CDS encoding energy-coupling factor transporter transmembrane component T, with the protein MRPISIYTRFLLVIFANALIFITLPTPLVLAINVYFCSFQVIVGRVRKGQAWLLVCLVFALGASLAMVFPENLPGHYLLFLFVGVGRVLPLVLVAAFMMGTTKVSELVYLMRKIHAPQWLVIPVSVLFRFFPTVRHDYAQIRRAMKFRGIAVTTGDMICHPLRTMEYIYVPLLNNATNVATDLTSAALTRGIGDPGPKASIQRIAFTELDAIMCALGLVLMGCGAYVAMFQA; encoded by the coding sequence ATGAGGCCTATCTCCATCTACACCAGATTCCTGCTGGTCATCTTCGCCAACGCCCTTATTTTCATCACCTTGCCCACCCCACTGGTTCTGGCCATAAACGTCTACTTCTGCAGCTTTCAGGTCATCGTGGGCAGGGTGAGGAAGGGCCAGGCCTGGCTTCTGGTCTGCCTGGTCTTCGCCCTGGGCGCCTCCCTGGCCATGGTCTTTCCTGAAAACCTGCCGGGGCATTACCTGCTCTTCCTCTTCGTCGGCGTAGGCAGGGTCCTCCCCCTGGTGCTGGTGGCGGCCTTCATGATGGGTACCACCAAGGTCTCGGAGCTGGTCTACCTGATGCGCAAGATTCACGCCCCCCAGTGGCTGGTCATCCCCGTAAGCGTGCTCTTCCGCTTCTTTCCGACCGTCAGGCACGACTATGCCCAGATCAGACGGGCCATGAAGTTCAGGGGGATTGCCGTCACCACGGGCGACATGATCTGTCACCCACTGCGGACCATGGAGTACATTTACGTGCCCCTCCTCAACAACGCCACCAATGTGGCCACCGACCTGACCTCGGCCGCCCTGACCAGGGGGATCGGCGACCCCGGGCCCAAGGCCTCCATCCAACGGATTGCCTTCACTGAACTGGATGCGATCATGTGCGCCCTTGGCCTGGTCCTTATGGGATGTGGAGCCTATGTTGCAATGTTCCAGGCTTAG
- a CDS encoding MptD family putative ECF transporter S component: MKALKTKDLVNVGIFTALYFVSMAVGNFITIFVAGLVMPGLSSLFIPAMVGLVSGPVYMLMIRQVPRFGAVTIVGVIMGLFLLVFGHFALSFIPYAFCGLLADLVQSSLRESRPNLARYLSYAILTFGCTGPVLPLWFMKDAYVASLVRRGKSQEYINGVFAPITGATFLVCILATLVGALLGAWIGARIVDRHFNRIPAKQ; this comes from the coding sequence ATGAAAGCACTCAAGACAAAAGACCTGGTCAACGTCGGTATTTTCACGGCCCTCTACTTCGTCAGCATGGCTGTGGGCAACTTCATCACCATCTTCGTGGCGGGCCTGGTTATGCCCGGCCTCTCCTCCCTCTTCATACCAGCCATGGTTGGACTGGTCTCTGGCCCGGTCTACATGCTGATGATCCGTCAGGTGCCTAGATTCGGGGCCGTCACCATCGTCGGCGTCATCATGGGCCTCTTCCTGCTGGTCTTCGGCCACTTCGCCCTCTCCTTCATCCCTTACGCTTTCTGTGGCCTGCTGGCTGATCTGGTTCAGTCCTCGCTCAGGGAGAGCCGTCCCAATCTGGCCCGTTACCTGAGCTATGCCATCCTCACCTTTGGCTGCACTGGCCCCGTCCTTCCCCTCTGGTTCATGAAGGACGCCTACGTGGCAAGCCTGGTCCGCCGTGGCAAAAGCCAGGAGTACATCAACGGGGTCTTCGCGCCCATCACCGGAGCGACCTTCCTGGTCTGCATTCTGGCCACCCTGGTCGGCGCCCTGCTCGGGGCATGGATAGGCGCCAGGATCGTCGACAGGCATTTCAACCGGATACCCGCCAAGCAATGA
- a CDS encoding ABC transporter ATP-binding protein/permease, giving the protein MISKRLLHLPGARMGASFLLALLQMIGTLAEVILLPVAIAAVGRSLGLPVPHALAWVPGRPGLLAVLIGGLILVRFLTQAVARSVSARLADGMGQALSQALYLSVFDPNGQENDLGVPAQTLARLSTEGVKSVVSYFTAYIPALVQTALMLVVTLAVLLPVSPLAAGIVVIGMVALPLASKPTMGENIKVQLGQLRKYDKVGVHFEHALRGLSTLKIFGADQRQADDLAEESEGFRRITMGVLGGQLRSLIKADAVIYASLILAVAATVLIGQGGSSQVLSCLVVALAGVRLFAPERQLVYMMHSGMVAIKQGKAIDNILQARQVGDRESAAPQYASDAVPGPASGSAGALGIRARNLTYTYPDGFQALTNLNFDLPAKGHVGLVGASGSGKSTLAGLLSGRLQGYTGELSIGGRKISDLSREDLVGLQTVVRGTDHLFTGTIRSNLDPAGLGYSDGELLDVLDKVGLTGLVQSKGGLDAPIDPEGGNLSGGQRQRLSIARGLLRRSSVYIFDEATSAVDREHDASLAALMDALGKESLVLTVTHRLAGVRNADSILFLRGGRLAESGGFRELMDAGGGFAAQWKEQAQYEDGE; this is encoded by the coding sequence ATGATCAGCAAGCGACTACTTCATCTACCGGGAGCCAGGATGGGCGCCAGCTTCCTGCTGGCCCTCCTGCAGATGATCGGCACGCTGGCGGAGGTCATCCTCCTTCCGGTGGCCATCGCGGCCGTAGGCCGTTCCCTTGGCTTGCCTGTCCCTCATGCCCTTGCCTGGGTGCCCGGTCGGCCTGGGCTTCTGGCGGTCTTGATAGGCGGGCTGATTCTGGTTCGGTTCCTGACTCAGGCGGTCGCCAGATCCGTCAGCGCCAGGCTGGCCGATGGTATGGGCCAGGCGCTCTCCCAGGCCCTGTACTTATCCGTGTTCGACCCCAATGGTCAGGAGAACGACCTGGGCGTTCCGGCGCAGACCCTGGCCAGGCTTTCGACCGAGGGGGTCAAGTCGGTCGTCTCCTACTTTACGGCCTACATTCCTGCCCTGGTCCAGACTGCCCTGATGCTGGTCGTGACCCTGGCCGTCCTCCTGCCCGTCAGCCCGTTGGCTGCAGGGATCGTCGTGATCGGCATGGTGGCCCTGCCCCTGGCCTCCAAGCCGACCATGGGCGAGAACATCAAAGTGCAGCTGGGCCAGCTACGCAAGTACGACAAGGTCGGCGTCCACTTCGAGCATGCCCTGAGGGGGCTCAGCACCTTGAAGATCTTTGGAGCGGACCAGCGGCAGGCTGATGATCTGGCCGAGGAGTCCGAGGGGTTCCGCCGGATAACCATGGGGGTCCTGGGCGGGCAGCTGCGCTCGCTGATCAAGGCTGACGCAGTCATCTACGCCAGCCTCATTCTGGCGGTTGCAGCCACAGTCCTGATTGGGCAAGGAGGGTCCTCTCAAGTGCTATCCTGCCTGGTCGTCGCCCTGGCCGGGGTTCGGCTCTTTGCGCCTGAGCGGCAGCTGGTCTACATGATGCATTCCGGCATGGTCGCCATCAAGCAGGGCAAGGCCATCGACAACATTCTCCAGGCGCGGCAGGTGGGTGACAGGGAGTCGGCGGCTCCGCAATACGCCTCGGACGCTGTCCCAGGGCCCGCATCGGGATCTGCCGGTGCGCTGGGCATCCGCGCTCGCAATCTGACCTACACCTATCCTGACGGCTTCCAGGCTCTGACCAATCTGAACTTCGATCTCCCGGCCAAGGGGCATGTGGGCCTGGTCGGCGCTTCGGGCTCCGGCAAGAGCACCCTGGCGGGCCTGCTGTCCGGGCGCCTTCAGGGGTATACCGGAGAACTGTCTATTGGAGGACGCAAGATCAGCGATCTGTCACGTGAGGACCTAGTTGGCCTGCAGACCGTGGTTCGGGGAACCGACCACCTCTTTACCGGAACCATCAGGTCGAATCTCGATCCGGCCGGACTGGGCTACTCGGATGGTGAGCTGCTGGACGTGTTGGACAAGGTCGGTCTGACCGGGCTTGTCCAGAGCAAGGGCGGGCTGGACGCTCCCATCGACCCTGAGGGAGGCAACCTCTCCGGAGGGCAGCGCCAGCGGCTATCCATTGCACGCGGGCTCCTGCGGCGTTCCTCTGTTTACATCTTCGACGAGGCCACCAGCGCCGTTGACCGCGAGCATGACGCCAGCTTGGCTGCTCTGATGGACGCGCTGGGCAAGGAGTCCCTGGTCCTGACCGTCACCCACCGCCTGGCCGGGGTCCGCAATGCCGATTCCATCCTTTTCTTGCGGGGGGGCCGTCTGGCGGAGAGCGGCGGTTTCCGTGAGCTGATGGATGCCGGGGGCGGATTCGCGGCCCAGTGGAAGGAGCAGGCCCAGTATGAGGACGGGGAGTGA
- a CDS encoding amino acid ABC transporter ATP-binding/permease protein has protein sequence MQQTTGNLVMMRRMARLMKPLAGTEGKAILCGSLGHLFAVWSMMAAAAALIGLVADWPPLNGQWVVWALAAVLTALSRGVMAYGEQYCNHEMAFSMLRDIRTTVFDKMRSLAPAGLRDQARGDMVTVITNDIELLEIFYAHTLSPIAIALVTSLANLALLTWLSPWMGLAAVISYLIVGLLIPILSARPTFKVAMQERTAQANLHSLLLETLQGRTELAGLGALGNTRRRVGAATGQMLDARGRTSGRTIANDLVTNVVTLICAGVFTLMACHLGSAGLVNPARGMIGLVGFLSSFAPLIPVARLGAGLQPTLAAARRVFSLLDKEPPVREVESGHGDPLAEFTGEEAKAVSFSYAGKTDSGEHGGRISVLDGLDLSTKPGELIGIQGANGAGKSTLIDLLMRFQERSGGDLTVSGLPIETIHTVDLRAQQALVSQDTYIFSLTLADNIALARPDASREDIEKAAHDACLDDLIDQLPDGLDHLLADNGSDLSDGQRQRVALARAFLSSAPFMLLDEPTSNMDALLEGRVLTRLIERKGDRTCLIVSHRPSVLARVDRLLTLRDGKLVEEKDAMSCAVG, from the coding sequence ATGCAGCAGACGACCGGCAACCTGGTGATGATGCGCCGCATGGCCCGGCTGATGAAGCCTCTGGCCGGCACGGAGGGCAAGGCCATCCTCTGCGGCAGCCTGGGCCACCTCTTCGCGGTCTGGAGCATGATGGCAGCCGCTGCGGCCCTGATCGGCCTAGTCGCGGACTGGCCTCCTCTGAATGGACAGTGGGTCGTCTGGGCCTTGGCGGCGGTCCTGACCGCCCTCAGCCGGGGGGTCATGGCCTATGGGGAGCAGTACTGCAACCATGAGATGGCCTTCAGCATGCTCCGCGACATCCGCACGACGGTCTTCGACAAGATGCGGTCCCTGGCCCCGGCCGGTCTGCGCGACCAGGCGCGCGGAGACATGGTGACGGTGATCACCAATGACATCGAGTTGCTGGAGATTTTCTACGCCCACACCCTTTCACCCATCGCCATCGCTCTGGTGACTTCCTTGGCCAACCTGGCCCTGCTCACCTGGCTCTCGCCCTGGATGGGCCTGGCCGCCGTGATCTCCTACCTCATCGTCGGTCTGCTCATCCCCATCCTGAGCGCAAGACCCACCTTCAAGGTAGCCATGCAGGAGCGGACGGCCCAAGCCAATTTGCATTCCCTTCTTCTGGAGACTCTGCAGGGCCGCACAGAGCTGGCGGGGTTGGGCGCTCTGGGGAATACCCGTCGCCGGGTGGGAGCCGCTACGGGCCAGATGTTGGATGCGCGGGGCCGCACCTCTGGGCGGACTATTGCCAACGATCTGGTCACCAACGTGGTCACTCTGATCTGCGCTGGAGTCTTCACATTGATGGCCTGCCACCTAGGTTCGGCAGGGTTGGTGAATCCTGCACGGGGAATGATCGGACTGGTCGGCTTCCTCTCTTCCTTCGCTCCCTTGATACCTGTGGCCCGGCTAGGCGCCGGCCTGCAGCCCACCTTGGCCGCGGCTCGACGGGTCTTCTCGCTTCTGGATAAGGAGCCGCCTGTACGTGAGGTGGAATCCGGTCATGGGGATCCCCTGGCGGAGTTCACTGGAGAGGAGGCCAAGGCCGTCTCCTTCTCCTACGCTGGCAAGACTGACTCAGGTGAACATGGTGGCCGAATCTCGGTTTTGGACGGTCTGGATCTTTCCACCAAGCCTGGCGAGCTGATCGGCATCCAAGGCGCCAACGGAGCTGGCAAGTCTACCTTGATCGATCTGCTGATGCGGTTCCAGGAGCGCAGTGGTGGGGATCTGACGGTTTCCGGTCTGCCTATCGAGACGATTCACACTGTCGACCTGCGTGCCCAGCAGGCTTTGGTGAGTCAAGATACCTATATATTTAGCCTTACTTTGGCGGATAACATCGCTCTGGCCCGGCCCGATGCCAGCAGAGAAGATATTGAGAAGGCAGCTCATGATGCCTGCCTGGATGATCTGATCGACCAGCTGCCTGACGGCTTGGATCATCTGCTTGCTGACAACGGCTCGGACCTGTCCGATGGACAGCGGCAAAGGGTGGCTCTGGCTCGCGCCTTTTTGAGCTCGGCGCCATTCATGCTTCTGGATGAGCCCACCAGCAATATGGATGCTCTCCTCGAGGGCCGGGTCTTGACCAGGCTGATCGAGCGGAAGGGCGACCGTACCTGTCTGATCGTCTCTCATCGTCCCTCGGTCCTTGCCAGGGTTGACCGGTTGCTGACGCTGCGAGACGGCAAACTAGTTGAGGAGAAAGATGCTATGTCGTGCGCGGTAGGATAG